ATTATTTATCTTTCTTGAAAATATTCTAGATTAACCAAAATATTGACtcacatatttgtttgtgaGATACTACTCACTCTTCCTTCCCAAGACCCACCCATTAAAACTTTCGGAGATATATTTCGAGGATGTGTTTGAAGTGGTTGTGCTCATTCACCATGCATACATATAAGGAACTCGTTATCTATGGATTTGGATCATCTCATCTCATGTTCTTTCTCTCATGCTTCCATTCAACATCAATCTTaaccatttattttttctcttttctaaattattattttcccCATTTTTATGAATCATCACCCTTAAATGAGGAAAAGAAGAGAGGACAgcataaaaaaaacatgaaaggATCTAAATCTATTATTTATGTATGATTGGTGATTTTTCTTctcctaattaattttttttatacacataaaagtaaaaatcaatgATAGAGCCCATAATCATTTGCTTAAAAAGTACAAATTTCTAAATTGTTTGTTGGTCTTTTATCTAATTATTGCaagtaatgtatttttttttaaataatctaaATAGAAACTTAAAAGTGAATACGTGGAGTgtccaaaatttaaaattcaactGCTGCATATAGGGTCCGTTTGTTGTCGCGGATGGCTGGAAATCAATTAACCGGAGGCGTGTAATCACTGAACTAAGGAATTATCCGCAAGATATTGCGCAACTCCCCCAGAATACAACCGGTTCTTCTCGGTGATAAACATACCGAGGCTATCAAGACACGAGAATATCAACAAGGTAGGTAACTCAGGCATTacaaagaaaaatggaaaaactaaacaaaactcAATTGCATCTTATGATACTTGGATACACCTTCTCATATAATATCTATATCAAAACCGTTACTTAATAGTAATCATTATGATTTTACACAACAAAACTTTTTGTCTAAAACAAAACCGTAGTCCCTATTTATTAGCAATTAACTAAAGGTGTATCTCaaataaatagtaaaattgATTTGGAGTTAATATATGAAAGGAAAACGTGAGAGAAATAATAGGAACAACTGGGTATCCTATGTATAGACTAATTCAAAGTTTTTTCATTTAGATAAATAAGACTAAATGAATATaaccacaaataaaataatttcctgataaaatatatttctacttttctcatttaaaaattattagacacaatataatataaacttttgaaatatacCCAAAATTTCCAACACGTTTGGCCCgacttttttttacattttaagctactttaagattaagataatatATAAGAACTTTTAAgttaaagttaaagttgtttggcaattttatattttttttctaacttGATTATAGTTATGTTTAAATAATTTGCTatcttttttaataatgtttgttaaatttttttattgaaaacatTGAtcatggaaaaaaataaaataaatgaatgaaatattttatacaGAATCTTTTATAAAAGATGACTaattttgagaatttatttttaataaatttataagagtatttaTAAGAGAAATCAatagtaatatataaattataaaattataattattatctaGTAAAATGTTTTACCACTACTCTTAGtatgattttaatattatattatcgtgttctatattttaattataattacctaaaagaaaacaaaattaattatgatAATTAATAGTATGTTAGAATAGCattgtacaaaaataattacaatagCACTAGAcaagtatattttaatttagtcgtaactaaaaaaaatctttggTCTAGTCTTCCTTGCAAAAAAAATGAGtgtactttaattttaattcataaaaagtGAAAAGAGCACAGTGTTTCTTTActtcaaatttcaaaagatatAAAGATAgcgttttgtcaaaaaaaaaaaaataaatatatatatatatatatatatatatatatatatatataaagatagcGTGCCTtatgtaaaaatattaaaaaaattgttaaatgtGTTGCTGTCGGGTTTCGAAAGCAGTACCAGGAAAAAATCAAGCGTATAAATCACTACAAAGTAGAGCTTCTATAAATTTTGTGTTTGGCTAAACTTctccttaaataaaaaaataagttataaaaaagtcaggccaaacgATACTATATAATACGATATATTTACCAATTAAACTAAACTCATATGAATATGCAAACATTGTCATTAATTAAATTACTGAATTAATTAAAACCGAAAAGTATATGAAACCAATTAAATTcttttagggtccgtttggttcGGGAGTTTTGGAGAGGAGGGGAGATGAAgtgatattttaaatttttgtgtttggttcaattttttatgagaGAGGGGAGGGAATATAGAGCAATTTTTTATTCTCTCAAATTGAGGGGATTTGGAGGAGAGGGGAGGGgaactaaaatataatttattatatggACAGAATTatccttaattattttgtgaaaaTCCTAAATTATCCTTAATTATCATGTTGGTTTACTCTCTGGAGAGCAACCCGAGACAACTCACTCTGCAATCATGTTATTTTGATAATGGTGTTATGGTTTGCACTTATTTATcatttccatttaatttaatcagATTGGttagaactaaaaaaaaaattataatcttcATGCGTGTGTGTAcgtatataaatatatgtgtTGTTGTGTGCCACTTTTTTTCAATATATGTTGTTGTTCATCCCTTGTTTATCCTTATATATGTTGCTAGCTTGTCGGTTTGTGTGAATATATGATATAGGAGGGCAGACAGTGCTTATGGAAGAAGTTGCGCATCGTCACAAGAAGATGAACTCGAATCTCGATTAGTTGTTATTATctttttaagtttgttttattttcagTATTATAATTGTTATTATCCTTTTctaaagtttgttattattaagataaatatatctttaaaatttaaaagataatgaATTTAGAATAAGTTACACATGAATTAACTAGTTGCTAACTCTCTCAGTTTTAGTTGAGATTATAATTAGTCGAGCAATGAAATTGAGATTATAGTAATTtattagttgaaaaataaaaaagttgaacAGCAACTCTATTAAAATTTCTCCCCTCTTCTTCCCTCCTCTCCCATCCATCTACCTTGAACTAAACGGACCTTTAAATTTGTGCAtggtttgttttttgttttttttttatcaaagtgCATGGTTTGTTTTAAATTACCTTGCctttaatccattcatgcggtTAATGAATAATGATCCTCTCTATTTCTCATAGAGAGATATTAGACAcgaataaatttgaattatttttgaattatttaataataataagttaCCTATTTTTTGTGTTCATTTCTTCAAATTAAACTCCccatcttttaaaaaaaatgaaaatgatcaTAACTCGTTAATGaccagtatttttttttctttcgatttcttttttttgtctttttatcaacaaaattaatgCATGAATGGATCCATGGTTCTATAAAGCACTATGGGATGTAAAGTCTGATTAATTTGATACCCATAaatagagctgtaaaaagggccttaaggggccggccctttaaggggcggacccacttattcctgattattaattttatttaaattttaaacaatttttctagtgtcgtgaacttattctcgttttcttcattcagcactgtccacgatcggcaccctaaaaaaactgtgtttaaaatttaaataaaattaataatcaggaataagtgggtccgtcccttaaagggccggccccttaaggccctttttacagctctacccATAAATGAAAagttaatattctttttttgttttattttcctatgtattccaaaaataaatagtaatttcttctttaattaAGTGTAAATTTAAAATTGGTTCTTAAATGTAAAAACATAAAACTAATATTAAGCCAGACAACTATTTAATAAACATAAAGTGCAAAATGTTACACAACAAGCACCAGTGGTCTAGTGGTAGAATAGTACCCTGCCACGGTACagacccgggttcgattcccggcTGGTGcatctgtttttattttttcattcaaaatttCCTATACACCTTTTTGCTATTCTTCACCCCCTTAATTTCATTTAAACTTTTAATTGGGCCTCCGGTCCAAATTTATAGATTTTGCTTGTATAGTTTAGGCCTGGCCCAGTGGCATGGCATTATTCAGCTGACAAGATAAAAATACCTAAAATCTAGCAtggttttttcttcttgtatttttttaaaaaaaaaaatttattaatctttttttaaaaaaattctgctaacttttgattttattaatctttgtaaaaaaaaacactaaaacctaatttgttttcattaCTATGGAAAATAGATCCACATAATCCAAATTAATATTTAACAGTAGATTCCAAATTATTAtgtacaatggtttcaacaccaaAATACATTCAACATccactttttcactccacatcattttctctttcttccacctaatcattcaacacacattcaacttttaccctctccaatggtttttctattcaacaccctaccccaccactttctctaccccaccactttctatttcatattcatatttaaatttaaatttttgtttttatgattaaataaaattataattatcgattaaaattaaattaaaataattaacacttaacgatttattttttagttttttgtaataaaaacaaaatttatttaatgaaattatacgatacaaatcatcttaacttaatctaaaatacaacacacaagtaacgtaattagtacgatacaaatattttgaaatgcaatacaacacaaCACACAAACAACATAATTAATGCGATACAAATAatgttgggatccatttcactaaaaaaagattaaaacttcaaaagaaagactaattagaaagataataatagattaagagagtgaaaaacttggtttttttttctgtgtcgaaatgaaatgaaccaagtctctatttgtagagaaaaaaaatcacgaattttggtaaaaaaataaaaaaataaaaaattaatttgcaatgagataattgagttcaaagaataaaaatcaaaaaaatcgtCCGCCTCAATCAGAAGCAGCCACGTGGCCTGCTTTATCCAAACAATCTTCTCTCTCCGTGTTGAACAAGCACTCACGCGTGCTGTCTGCGCTTGTTCCCCACGCGCCTGTCTAGGCCAATTTCTGCGTGACAGCTGTCCCCCGTGGCAGTGTTCAACACAGTTGAATATATTCATCTCCTCTTTCATCCACATCAGTTTCAACACAATAGATGCAATGGTTTCAACTGCAAAATTAGTGTTGAAATGAGATTCAACATGTCCATTGCACTTGGTCTAAGTCTCATtacatatttattaatttattttgctaAATATTTATTAATGTTGTGTTTGAGAGTTATGAGATGAATCGGCGAGATTTTGGAGATGATGGGAGGAAGAGAAATAAAAAGAAGACAATCATTTAAAAGAGTATTTTTAAAACAGGTGAGGAGGATTTAATATTTCATTCAAATCTCTCTAAATCCTCCAGATGAGGTATATAGAtggaagaagagaaaaaaaataaaaaattatgtgtttatatattagttcaatttttaagaaaaacaaagaacaaaatCCCTCATAAAAGCAATTTTGTAATCTTATCTTAAATAACTTGAGGGTTAACATATCTCTAATCTAAATACTCTGTCCATTTTTCAGCCTCTAAAACAGTGGTCCTTGATACTTTGAATAAGAGACACATGTCAATGGAAATCAATGACACTGAAAAGAACTAGGTTCAAAATAGTTAAACAATTTGAAAGCAAAAAAtgacttaaaaaattaataggGATATTCAACATTAATGAAAGCTGGTAATTGTTTGCACaatttaaatatgaaatgaaatatgGACACACCATGGATTTGGTATGATGTAAGAATTAGGAATAGGgcaatttaattcaattttggTATACAAATTatcttaactaaagaaaatgattttgatttatttagttCAATTATGTGGTGGATGCTTTGACgacattattatttttgcaaaacttgtggtttttattatcaaatagtttaattactaaaaaatttatccttaaaataaaataaataagtaggtGTTTGAGATTCGAATACCAATTCTCTACATATAATGCAAGatctgtgatttttttttttttgctttcaccaccagtttaatctgatttggGGGTCAGTTATGGCATCATGTGATTTCAACCCCATTCCAATCATAGTtgcgccaatcaccactaaaccaactaacgattggtaaaaCATGCGATTTTAtgtagaaaatatatttgaaaatccactgaagtttttttttttttactttcttatTAATCCCTCTAGATCAGAAAGAAAAGGGGGTCCTCCCCATACACCCCATAATAATTCTTAGCTTCCTAGTGTCTTATTGTtagtagaagaagaaaaaaaaaaggggggggGGGTGCATGCATGCAAACAATTGGTCATATTTTTAGttcataaatttatattttagtaaataatattttcattcttaTAAACTAATTAACACTAGATTTGATCcagtaataaaatatttgaatagtATACTAGAAGTCATGACAAACGATAGAAAGTTCAGAACCGATGTGGTGAAAAATATACGGGAAATGCTATTATATGTATTTTAGAGTTCTTTtagtgttatatatatatatatatatatatatagttcttTTAGTGTgttatatatacaatataaactttcaatccaacggtagattttgtaaaatttgtatttgttaaagcgttattgagaggtgtaatattactaaaatgttacaccggtctaatttgatctctccctatatatatatatatatatatatatatatatatatatatatatatatatatatatatatatatatatatatatatatatatatatatatatcaggatcaaatgacaccaactagtttgacaccaaatattacacctctcaataacgttttaaccgatataaattttataaaattcaccgttaaattgaaagtttatatcatataaatcatttatgtaaaatttcagacaaatgcaaaatcatttaatttttaaaaagttatcaaatccaaaatacatatacttcacTATAGATTGGTCCTATAACAAAAAACTACGAGGAGtgttatataaacacaaaaaagttgacaaaaatacaatattattttttctccaCTTACAGCACGTATATTGagatgtataaaaaatattaaaaaaataaaaagtataattttgttaaaaaaatgtgttttgaataacatttttcaaaaactatGTAGCTACTTGATGATTCTTGAGAGTACTACTCTACTCTACCACGATACAACCTTCAATTAACACGACTAAAGGATTAAGAATAAgactaaaaatattgaatttgacaACCATCACTGAATTATTAGGAATATATTAATAGCCACATGGGTGGGgaagaaattaaaaatgaatgaataattaaaatgaaacaTGAGTAAAACAATGCTAATATATCCATCCAATTATTGCATACTACTCACTCCAAAGTTTATTTACAATTAGAGTCTAGTCTACGACTACAACTCTACCTACCATcagaaaacataaaaaaatagtactagTGCTTAATACATGCTTATTTTTATACTCCTAAATGgatatatgaattttatttaacagatttttttttaaaagccaataaaataatattgaaaagcTTTTTAAGCACAAAGAATATCTAAAAGAGATCATTACAACGATGTTCGTTAAGATTTTGAGCAGCAGACGGCATGATCACAAGTATTATCTAGAAAAACACAAGTAACACAAGCCATTTGATTATAGCTTTTCACACATAAAAAAACCAcactcaaaaaataaatgattgtCAATTTCTTCCTTTTCACAACCAAACCgaacacaataattaaacacAATAATTAAGGAGTTTGAATTCAAAACACCATATAGAAATAACTTAGTACTTTAAATGATTGTCTTAAGCATTTCCTAAAGCTCAATAACCGAAGAAATCCTCCTTTTGAACTATCGAACAAGGTCAAACTATGGAGCAACCCAGCAACACATGTCCAGGTCAACGAATAACCTAACCAGACGATCGTAATGTCCGACATCAAAATGACAAGCATTTACTTCTCACCATGGTTCCTTGTCCAAATTCCGACAATCGTTGATGGCACTAATGTGGTCATCAATGACTTTGGCCCAACATCGATCGGATGCTATATATATTCCTCTGATGCAGAGGAGTCAGATACATTATCCTTATACTCACTTAAAATTTTTGCTCCACACTTACTAACTTGAGCGTTGGAACACCTGCAGGCAAGGTTGTCAAAACCGGACTGACCGGTCGAACCAGACCTAAATCCGGTCCGATTAACACTTAAAACCGCTGAGCAaacaaactgaaaaaaaaaacgtatgaaCCGGTGCCGAACCGGAAAAAACCAGTGAACCAGTGAaccagtaaaaaaaaaaattaatgaaaaagatcaagaaaaaagaacaaacaCGCTAACTCTATTTCaaggaaaagaaacaaaaactgACCCCTTCCTCTTCCTCCTCTAGTGGCTATTTTTTAAAGTCATTTAATTACCGCAAAACTTTTCATAATTGAGTTAAATTTATGGAACGATCAGATTCAttcattattcaatgaatttgacaaataactttttaatttGCTTGTAATTTAGAATCGGAGAGAGTaagttttaaataataattactaCTTCATTTATAAATAAAGAAGTTTATCACTTATCACACGCTGGTGGTTGTTTTTTTAGTGAATTTGGTTGTTGGAATTAATGTGACTATAACAAGTGGATCATCCTGATTAATAAAGAATTAAtggatttttttgttgactGTGGCCATTTTGTGGACCAAAACTAACACCTAcgttgaagatgtctcaaattTTAAGTGTGATATTGATTGGTAGCTAACTCTATTCTACCATGTTAATAATCATATGACCTCtaaaatatttgtatattaaagcattttaaaataaaaattttataaaaaacacaTTGAGTTtacagaaaataatttttttgacacaaatagagtttataaaaaacaaatagagtttacagaaaataattaaataagttaaGTTTTGTTAAGTCCAAATTTTGTGAGACcttttttaaccaaaattttaaaatttttagtcTTAGTTTGAACTAGAATTCTTAGACTCACCTTGTCATCGATCAATCAATAACATAACAAATATGTGTGTATTTTTCcgaacaatttaatttttagtggAGTTCAGAACCGTTTGATtttttctgataacttcaattgaacgtacaacaaactttaaaagaaaaacgttgaatttcaatagtctgaatacataactacattttttgaatttttataaaaatttatggagttgatctactcaataagatctttgaattcaacggttggattaaaaaaatataatcctgatatcgagttattaagcggattAAGTCAATAGAGACTTACTCATGGAGTTAACGGATCCCTTCTCAAATTAAATATCTTggttttgtaccaaaaaataaataaataaatattttggttaattaatatTCCAGCACTTTTAGTActagtgtgtatatatattcGAATATTCCGGATGAAATGAATGAAGTGTTAGGTACAcaaaaattttcttttcttttttatattaagaaacatttagtaaaaatttatttatagatattaattcattttaataCTGGATTATAACAAAATGACAAAACTAATAAGCCCCACCGATTTAAACGGGATAAGACCAAAAATGAGGTTGCAACGTTCTTTCTTACAAATCCACAAGGAGATTAGGTTGGTTTTAGTTGGAAGAAATAATTGTACACCAAATGACGTGGATCCATGCTGTAGTCTCTATTTTATGACCCAAATTTTGAGTATATTCTCATATTTAAAATCTTAATCAACAATTGGGTCCTATCTTAACACATGTGTGCCAAATTAACTCTTATTATTTACATTTGCGCGGCGATTAGAGATTGTTGTCTTATCCTTAATTTTCTTCCTATATAAACACATTCATTGTTCATTATATTTTCCACATACAAAAACATTTGAGTCAAATATTAATAATtgtaacatcatcatcatcatcatcatcatcatcatgggtGCAACATCTATGGCTCATGTTACTAGGTATTTGCCAGCTGGTTTTCGAAGGGAATTGTCTAGACAAAAGTTACAACAATATGGTGAAACAAATCTTGGtgatgttgaatttgattttctaGTTGATCATTGTGATGAGTTTCAAAATAATGAAATGGAATTGGATTTTGAAGATGATTGTGAAGATAAGGTTAATGATGATGGTTTCAATGATGAGGAGAGTAGAAATTTTTGGGATAATCAACTTCAACTTTTGCAGGTAATTAATCATTTATTCATGTGATTTGTATATGTATTAATTGtgttcttaattaattataaatctTGATATATAGTTGCAACAATTTCTTCTTCATTCTTATCTCATGTAGTATGTCTCAATGATATACGATTGAAGTTTCAAAACTTGAGATCTAGAAAATTAAAATCCAGATCAAACATTaaagttttaagtatttatacAAAATTCGAAATCTATAATGACTTATTCAATAAGTAATTATCAGCGATATTATGTAAGGAACgaagtttgaattataaatttctCATTTCTTCATGTTTAAAGTATGTATATTTAGCCATTAGACCATTAGACTAAATATTAGTCTATCTCCTGAAATCAATGTTTGAATTTCAGtcaaaaaatgtttatatttagCGTCCGACACAGAATTAACTATCATATATTTTGTGATGTGTTGACCAATTAAATTGGTTTTTATTTGATGCAGACTCATATATACAGAACAAGTTCTATGGAATTAAGCATAAGAAATGCAACAAAAGAAGGTGTTGAAGAAATAGATAGATCAAAAATAGAATGCAGTTGTAGTAGACAAATTGGTGTAGCCAGCTCATGTCCAAATTGTTTTATGAGTCAAGTCTCAAGATACCTCCAAAATGCAGGTTTCAACAGTGCCATTTGCAATACTAAATGGAAAAGTTCACATAATATTCCATCaggtaatttaatttaattgagtTAGTAGGAGTAATTTTTTACACTTTTGCTTAAACAATCAagcaatataataatattttcaacaaatgcatgcatttttttctctttgaccCAATTGCAACACTTTTTTCTATTAACAGATTTGTCTCATATATTAACTATTTTAACCTTAAAGTCCCTTTCATATCACTAAACTATGTTACATTGTTACCTTTCTCATTTATTAATCAGCATCATTAGctatcttaatcttaatcttaataataAATAGCCACTAGGTTAGgtgtatatatttttcaaaagcaaTAGGACctcttattaaaaaattaaggtGTTAGGTACAAGCCTATTGAAATCAAAATTTTGCACCTGCAAATACATTTAGAGCCCAtttgttataattttatttttttttttacttttttttaaatgatgactttaaaattttcatttgtttgttaaaaatgtttcaaatgaaaatttattttgagtagcttatttgttaaaaatgattcaaataaaaatttaaaatttattttgagtagCCTGtcttaaaaataattcaatagttaattttttttattattattattttaaacaaacacaaaataattATACACTGATCAAAGCTAACAATTATACCATAATCACTTTTTCAGGGGAGCATACATTTTTGGATGTGGTATATAATACAAGCAAAGAAAAAGCAGATATTAGAGTGATCATAGAACTAAACTTTAGAGCACAATTTGAAATTGGAAAAGCAAGTGAAAACTACAATTGTCTTGTAAGAAAACTCCCTGAGGTGTATGTTGGAAAAGCAGAGAGATTAACTAACATAATCAAGATTATGTGTTTGGCAGCTAAAAAATGtttaaaggaaaataaaatgcaCATGGGACCATggagaaaacaaaaatacatgCAAGCTAAATGGTTAGGTCCATGTAAAAGGAACACTTCAATAAATTCACTTTCAATGGGTTATTCTGAGAGGATTAGTCCAAAACAAAAGCCAAAGGCTTCATTGTTAACTGTGGATTTACTAGAGAAGGTTCCTAATATGCATTATACTGCACTTGAAGTTGTGTGAATTGTTATTTTTGGTGTATTGGTTAAGATATGAGAGTTGATATTGGAACACACGCGGTCGGGACACCGTACATAAAGTATTTTTCTCCTTGAATGATGAGCGCGGAAACTAAGGCCGAGGAAAAAAGAAAGGCAAAACTTGTTACGATCATATGAAAATACGGTGTCGGGTGTTCCTAAATTATTTCTGTAAtatagaattttgttttttttttctttatttctatAGTGAGAAAGGTGTGAATCAAATATCATTTCATGAGCATGTAAAAAATTTATAGCAATATATATAGGAACTTATAAATTTCAAAGGCCAAATAAGACATATACCTATTTTTGTTGATTGAGAATGAGAAGGAAGCATTTGACTTGAGAACATAATACAATGTAGCAGTGTTATTTTGTGCAgttctatttatttttacctTTTAGGTGAAACTAATATACATTGTTTTTGTCCACAAAGTTCGTCAATCgatagaaatgtcgaaattgttagatCGGATGttataattgaaatttgaactctatttttttcactttatatatgtgtgagttttcaatgacttattattttgtctattaaaaaaaaaattacttttcttgtgttataaattcatattttgttttgtcttttaataataaaataaaatataaaataaatttcaatgaAGAAAAAATGCACTTTCaaggttcattgtatatttaatgtatttggtccataatatagaccagatacattaaatatacagtgaacttaaaaagtaaatttttgtttataaagtgTTACGAATGGAACAGTTTTATTaaaatgtgtgtgtgtgtgtgttttttttttggtcaggtagcctagtggcttaaaattccacctttaaagatggataaatGGAGTGTCTAGGGTTTGAACCCCGGctcttgcatataaaatgctgatgtccctaccaactgaactaagctcacGTGGACTTATTAAAATGTGTTAATCATGAgtataagaaatattttaatatattggaGGTTTGCTTTCTTTACCCATTAAGTTTGGGGGGTTAGGTTTGTATTCAGCAGAAGAATCTACCTCATATGTCTTTGTGGCTTTCAGGGCTCAACCTTGAGTTTTGCAAGATCATATCTTGAGAGACAGGAGAGTGTGTGGTATGGAATTGAATTTTGACAATGTTTTGGACGGTATTCGGGATACGATTTCAACTTTTAACTTTAGCAATTTTCCTAACAAGGACACCGTCCCCCTAAAGTCCAACATGTTTTAGCGAGTGTTcttttta
This portion of the Trifolium pratense cultivar HEN17-A07 linkage group LG3, ARS_RC_1.1, whole genome shotgun sequence genome encodes:
- the LOC123916486 gene encoding uncharacterized protein LOC123916486 is translated as MGATSMAHVTRYLPAGFRRELSRQKLQQYGETNLGDVEFDFLVDHCDEFQNNEMELDFEDDCEDKVNDDGFNDEESRNFWDNQLQLLQTHIYRTSSMELSIRNATKEGVEEIDRSKIECSCSRQIGVASSCPNCFMSQVSRYLQNAGFNSAICNTKWKSSHNIPSGEHTFLDVVYNTSKEKADIRVIIELNFRAQFEIGKASENYNCLVRKLPEVYVGKAERLTNIIKIMCLAAKKCLKENKMHMGPWRKQKYMQAKWLGPCKRNTSINSLSMGYSERISPKQKPKASLLTVDLLEKVPNMHYTALEVV